The Borreliella mayonii genome has a segment encoding these proteins:
- a CDS encoding L-cystine transporter, with the protein MDKISILYTLINITIMLILISIVYLCKRKNVSFTKRVFISLAIGIAFGMTIQHFYGTNSSITNETINWINIVGDGYIRLLKMVIIPLIITSIISAIIKLTNSKDVGKMSLLVILILVFTAGIAAIIGIFTALILGLTAEGLQAGTSEILQSEKLQKGLEILNQTPITKKITELIPQNIFEDLAGLRKNSTIGVVIFSAIIGIAALKTSIKKPESIEFFKKIILTLQDIILGIVTLILKLTPYAILALMTKITATSEIKSIIKLGEFVIASYIAIGLTFLMHMTLIAINKLNPITFIKKISPALTFAFISRSSAATIPINIEIQTKNLGVSEGIANLSSSFGASIGQNGCAALHPAMLAIMIAPTQGINPTDISFILTLLGLIIITSFGAAGAGGGATTASLMVLSAINFPVGLVGLVISVEPLIDMGRTAVNVGGSMLAGVISAKQLKQFNHNIYNQK; encoded by the coding sequence ATGGATAAGATAAGTATATTATATACATTAATTAATATTACAATAATGCTTATTCTAATAAGCATAGTTTATCTTTGTAAAAGAAAAAATGTCTCTTTTACAAAAAGAGTGTTTATATCATTAGCAATAGGAATAGCATTTGGAATGACTATCCAACATTTTTATGGCACAAATTCATCTATAACAAACGAAACTATAAATTGGATAAATATTGTGGGTGATGGATACATAAGGCTTCTTAAAATGGTTATAATCCCCTTAATAATAACATCAATAATCTCTGCAATAATAAAATTAACCAACAGTAAAGATGTTGGAAAAATGAGCTTACTTGTAATATTAATACTTGTATTTACAGCGGGTATTGCTGCTATAATTGGCATTTTCACTGCTTTAATATTAGGATTAACAGCTGAAGGACTACAAGCGGGAACCAGCGAAATTTTACAAAGTGAAAAATTGCAAAAAGGACTTGAAATATTAAATCAAACACCAATCACAAAAAAAATCACAGAGCTTATTCCACAAAATATATTTGAAGATTTAGCAGGACTTAGAAAAAACTCAACAATCGGAGTTGTTATATTCTCAGCCATCATAGGAATAGCCGCTCTTAAAACATCTATAAAAAAGCCAGAATCAATAGAATTTTTTAAAAAAATAATATTAACGCTTCAAGACATAATATTAGGAATAGTAACTTTAATTTTAAAACTAACACCTTATGCTATATTAGCTCTAATGACAAAAATTACAGCAACCAGCGAAATCAAAAGCATAATAAAGCTTGGGGAATTTGTAATTGCTTCCTACATTGCAATAGGTCTTACATTTCTTATGCATATGACATTAATTGCAATAAACAAATTAAACCCAATTACTTTTATAAAAAAAATATCTCCAGCACTAACATTTGCATTCATATCTAGGTCTAGTGCAGCAACTATACCTATTAATATAGAAATTCAAACTAAAAACCTAGGAGTAAGCGAAGGAATAGCAAATTTATCAAGCTCCTTTGGAGCATCAATTGGGCAAAATGGTTGTGCAGCACTCCATCCTGCTATGCTTGCAATAATGATAGCGCCAACTCAAGGAATAAACCCTACAGATATTTCATTTATACTCACACTTCTTGGATTAATAATAATAACTTCATTTGGAGCTGCTGGAGCTGGCGGAGGCGCAACAACAGCTTCACTAATGGTACTCTCAGCAATAAACTTTCCAGTGGGATTGGTCGGACTTGTAATATCTGTTGAACCTTTAATTGACATGGGAAGAACAGCTGTTAATGTGGGCGGTTCAATGCTTGCAGGCGTTATATCTGCCAAACAACTTAAACAATTCAACCACAATATATACAACCAAAAATAG
- a CDS encoding CoA-disulfide reductase — MKIIIIGGTSAGTSAAAKANRLNKKLDITIYEKTNIVSFGTCGLPYFVGGFFDNPNKMISRTKEEFEKTGISVKTNQEVIKVDTKSNTIVIKNQKTGSIFNNTYDQLMIATGAKPIIPPINNINLKNFYTLRNLEDGQKIKNLMDKEEIKNIVIIGAGYIGIEMVEAAKNKRKNVRLIQLDKHILTDSFDEEIVTIMEEELIKKEVDLHTNEFVKSLIGEKKVEGVVTNKNTYQADVVILATGIKPATEFLENQLKTTENGAIIVNEYGETSIKNIFSAGDCATIYNIVSKKNEYIPLATTANKLGKIVGENLAGNHVAFKGTLGSASIKILSLEAARTGLTEKDAKKLQIKYKTIFVKDKNHTNYYPGQEDLYIKLIYEENTKIILGAQAIGKNGAVIRIHALAIAIYSKLTTKELGMMDFSYSPPFSRTWDILNIAGNAAK, encoded by the coding sequence ATGAAAATAATAATTATTGGAGGCACATCAGCAGGAACTAGTGCCGCAGCTAAAGCAAACCGCTTAAACAAAAAGCTAGACATTACTATCTATGAAAAAACAAATATTGTATCTTTTGGAACCTGTGGCCTACCTTACTTCGTGGGGGGATTTTTTGACAATCCAAATAAAATGATCTCAAGAACAAAAGAAGAATTTGAAAAAACTGGAATCTCTGTTAAAACTAACCAGGAAGTTATCAAAGTAGATACAAAAAGCAATACAATTGTAATAAAAAATCAAAAAACAGGAAGTATTTTTAACAATACTTACGACCAACTTATGATAGCAACTGGCGCAAAACCTATTATTCCGCCAATCAATAATATCAATCTAAAAAATTTTTATACACTGAGAAATTTAGAAGACGGTCAAAAAATAAAAAATTTAATGGATAAAGAAGAGATTAAAAATATAGTGATAATTGGTGCTGGATACATTGGAATTGAAATGGTAGAGGCAGCAAAAAATAAAAGAAAAAATGTAAGATTAATTCAACTAGACAAACATATCCTCACAGATTCCTTTGACGAAGAAATAGTTACAATAATGGAAGAAGAGCTAATAAAAAAAGAAGTTGATCTTCATACAAATGAGTTTGTAAAAAGTTTAATAGGAGAAAAAAAGGTAGAAGGAGTAGTAACAAATAAAAATACTTATCAAGCCGACGTTGTTATACTTGCTACTGGAATAAAACCTGCTACTGAATTTTTAGAAAACCAGCTTAAAACTACTGAAAATGGAGCAATAATTGTAAATGAATATGGTGAAACTAGTATAAAAAATATTTTTTCTGCAGGAGATTGTGCAACTATTTATAATATAGTAAGCAAAAAAAATGAATACATACCCCTAGCAACAACAGCCAACAAACTTGGAAAAATAGTTGGTGAAAATTTAGCTGGAAATCATGTAGCATTTAAAGGCACACTGGGCTCAGCTTCAATTAAGATACTATCCTTAGAAGCTGCCAGAACAGGACTTACAGAAAAAGATGCAAAAAAGCTTCAAATAAAATATAAAACGATTTTTGTAAAGGATAAAAATCATACAAATTATTATCCAGGCCAAGAAGATCTTTATATTAAATTAATTTATGAGGAGAATACCAAAATAATCCTTGGAGCACAAGCAATAGGAAAAAATGGAGCCGTAATAAGAATCCATGCTTTAGCAATTGCAATCTATTCAAAACTTACAACAAAAGAATTAGGGATGATGGATTTCTCATATTCTCCACCATTCTCAAGAACCTGGGATATATTAAATATTGCTGGAAATGCTGCCAAATAG